The nucleotide sequence AGCGGGTTAAATGGCCTCGAGTCCGTAGCGTTGAAAACTCGGCCGCCATGAGGGGTGCAAGTCCGCCGGGTCGGTGAGCCAGGCGATTCGGTGGGTCTCCTCCAATGCGGCGGAATCACCTAGCAAGAGCCCGAGTTCTCGTGCTTCCAGAGCGTCGATTCCCGCGACCAACGCGTGTTGTCCGGCCGCATGCGCGGCGCTGGAATCCACTTCCGAATCTCGCTCCGCCAACGCGGCACGGATCGCGTTGCAATACGGATCGACGATCACGCCTTGAAGTTCGGATCCGGTCACGAGCAGCGTATCGTTCTTCATGGCGGTGGTTCTCGCGATGGTCTCGGATAGCTCCACGGGAAGTTGGCGTTCTTCGGGCGTGCTCAATAGTCCCAATTCCGCCAGGAATTGTCCGGCATCCTGACGCGAAACGAGCCATGAATAGACGGGGGCCAGCACCAACGCGGCGGTGAGAGGGAGCGACCAATAAAAGAGCCGATCGTCGACGCGCCCGGCCAGGATGGCCGCCGTGAGTCCGATGAGCGCCTGACCGCCGTGGGCGCGCAGGCTGAAGGCGAAGGACTGACCAACGTCGGCGTTTCGGCGCTGGGTGGTCCAAGTCACTCCGCGCCCGAAGGCCGTCGCCAACACGAAGCGCGAATGATAGATCATGAGGATCGGGGCGGAGAAAACCGAGAAGACCGTTTCAATGAGCAAGCTGGCCGCACTGCGTCCGACTCCGCCAAATCCGGCAGCGCGGCGGGGATGCAGCGCCGCATCGATCAGCGCGAGCACTTTGGGTAGAAAGATGCAGGCAAAGGTGAATCCGAACGTCAGCAAAGCATGGGCCGACAGCGAGAGTTCTCCCCAACCGTGGAGGAATGGAATCGGCAACACCGACAAATCACTGCGCGTGCGGTTGAACGCGTAGATCCCCCCGAGAATCAGAAACATCGCCCACAACAAAGAGGAGGCATACCCCATGATACCATTGGCCAGATGGATGCGGCTGATCCGGGGGAGCTCGCGAGAAAACAAGAGCCAAATGTGCTGCATGTTACCCTGGCACCACCGGCGGTCGCGCTTGGCGTGTTCGATGATATCGGGCGGGCATTCTTCGTAACTACCGGTGAGGTCGGTGGCGAGGCGCACATGATAGCCTGCACGGCGCATCAGAGCGGCTTCGACGAAATCGTGGCTGAGGATTTTACCGCCAAATGGCTCACGGCCGGGCAGATCCGGGAGCGCACAATGCGCGAGAAACG is from Synoicihabitans lomoniglobus and encodes:
- the mdoH gene encoding glucans biosynthesis glucosyltransferase MdoH, translated to MSIVPSVFQRPGFKRAVFYLLILTLTAVATVLFGNLLHRAGVGAEYHALTVLFGLLFWGIAAGAVHAIFGFGCRLRPPVAVREKSREDPAPERGKTVVVLPIFNEDPSRVFAGLEAIYRSLARTDEAADFDFFVLSDSNQPTCWIREEVTWARLCRELNAFGRIHYRRRKINQDKKAGNIQEFCENWGGRYRYMVTLDADSVMTGETLVELRRRMEIDPRLGILQTSPRIIFAQTLWGRLQQFSNHFLGPLFVAGLDFWQQDDGSYWGHNAIIRMDAFLAHCALPDLPGREPFGGKILSHDFVEAALMRRAGYHVRLATDLTGSYEECPPDIIEHAKRDRRWCQGNMQHIWLLFSRELPRISRIHLANGIMGYASSLLWAMFLILGGIYAFNRTRSDLSVLPIPFLHGWGELSLSAHALLTFGFTFACIFLPKVLALIDAALHPRRAAGFGGVGRSAASLLIETVFSVFSAPILMIYHSRFVLATAFGRGVTWTTQRRNADVGQSFAFSLRAHGGQALIGLTAAILAGRVDDRLFYWSLPLTAALVLAPVYSWLVSRQDAGQFLAELGLLSTPEERQLPVELSETIARTTAMKNDTLLVTGSELQGVIVDPYCNAIRAALAERDSEVDSSAAHAAGQHALVAGIDALEARELGLLLGDSAALEETHRIAWLTDPADLHPSWRPSFQRYGLEAI